The Gallaecimonas xiamenensis 3-C-1 genome includes a region encoding these proteins:
- a CDS encoding IclR family transcriptional regulator, whose translation MTTKRDKGSAISRVLEIIELVSNAEAPLSPADIAHALDIPKPSIHRLLAQLKQDGFLQMNLRGLWEPGDRLYQLSMGVWHADRFKTSRQAILQRLAGAVQETCGISIPNGLEMVYYDRVQANWPLQIYLPEGSHTPIWCTASGKLYLASLPKAKRQTVLEALPIKAMTRNTLTDLDALNAELDRIAKTGIGTDDEEFIDGMVACALPIKDGRGKLVACLYSHAPKLRLSLPGLMAFEPQLRQAAEDLSRLDDTEI comes from the coding sequence TTGACCACAAAACGCGACAAAGGCTCGGCCATCAGCCGGGTGCTGGAGATCATCGAGCTGGTGTCCAACGCCGAGGCGCCCCTGTCGCCGGCCGACATCGCCCATGCCCTGGATATTCCCAAACCCAGCATCCACAGGTTGCTGGCCCAGCTCAAACAGGACGGCTTCTTGCAGATGAACCTGCGCGGCCTGTGGGAGCCGGGCGACCGCCTTTACCAGCTGAGCATGGGCGTCTGGCACGCGGATCGTTTCAAGACCTCGCGCCAGGCCATACTGCAACGCTTAGCCGGGGCCGTGCAGGAAACCTGTGGCATCTCCATCCCCAACGGCCTGGAGATGGTTTATTACGACAGGGTGCAGGCCAACTGGCCGCTGCAAATCTACCTGCCCGAGGGCAGCCATACCCCCATCTGGTGTACCGCCAGCGGCAAGCTGTACCTGGCCTCCCTGCCCAAAGCCAAGCGCCAGACGGTGCTCGAGGCCCTGCCCATCAAGGCCATGACCCGCAACACCCTCACCGACCTCGATGCCCTTAACGCCGAACTGGATCGCATCGCCAAGACCGGCATCGGCACCGACGACGAAGAGTTCATCGACGGCATGGTGGCCTGCGCCCTGCCCATCAAGGACGGGCGTGGCAAGCTGGTGGCCTGCCTGTACAGCCATGCCCCCAAGTTGCGGCTGAGCCTTCCCGGGCTGATGGCCTTTGAGCCACAGCTGCGCCAGGCGGCAGAGGATTTAAGCCGGCTGGACGACACCGAGATATAA
- a CDS encoding efflux RND transporter permease subunit, whose amino-acid sequence MARFFIDRPVFAWVIAIIIMMAGLFAIRTLPVAQYPDVAPPTINISATYTGADAQTVENSVTQILEQQLTGIDGLLYFSSSSSSAGRAQITVTFEQGTDPDTAQVQVQNKVQQVTSRLPTSVQAQGVTVTKSQSDFLLVFALFDVTDTATSNDVADFLVSSMQDPIARLEGVGDVRVFGAQHAMRIWLDPTKLAAYQLIPADITSALEAQNTQVAAGSIGGLPSADTQELNATVTAQSMLQTPEQFRAIILKTNPQGAQVTLGDVARVEIGSESYGALPRLNGHPASGMAVMLAPGANALTTAELVRQTVTQMQGSFPAGYQVAYPRDSTAFIKISIEEVVKTLFEAVVLVVIVMFVFLQNWRATLIPAIAVPVVLLGTFGVLALFGYSINTLTLFGMVLSIGLLVDDAIVVVENVERVMHEEKLSPRAATIKSMKEISPALVGIAVVLSAVFLPMALFGGSTGVIYRQFSITLVSSMVLSVLVALTLSPTLCASLLKASDAEHSQKGLFGWFNRSFDSLTQRYGNRVLKMLRQPVRWMLVYGLIVAALAVLMTRLPTGFLPNEDQGTTMVQFNLPTGASVKRTEAVARQIEQYYLTQEKDNINTIFTISGFSFGGSGQNAGMAFISLKPWDQRPGAENSAAAIAHRANKALASIRDARVFAMSPPPIRGLGQSNGFSFQLLANAGTSRDQLGSLKDQLLADARQDPLLTAIREGSISDTPQLKIDIDNAKASALGLNLNNVTSTLSTAWAGRYVNDFLDKDRVKRVYVQGDAPYRASPEDLRHWFVRGTDADGNTSMTPFSAFASVHWTSGPQSLNRFNGNASFELQGAGNGVSSGAAMDEIARLADALPGQLVSHAWSGLSYQERLSSGQTTMLYSLSVLVVFLCLAALYESWTVPLSVVLVIPLGVIGAALAAWGLGLENDIYFQVALLTTIGLSSKNAILIVEFAEEAYQQGQSAFDAAVQGAKLRLRPILMTSLAFIFGTLPLALSTGAGAHSRVSIGSGIVGGTFTATVLAIFLVPLFFVLVRRLFPARKPVHEDDPA is encoded by the coding sequence ATGGCCCGTTTCTTTATCGACCGCCCGGTCTTTGCCTGGGTGATCGCCATCATCATCATGATGGCCGGCCTCTTTGCCATCCGCACCCTGCCGGTGGCCCAATACCCGGACGTGGCGCCCCCCACCATCAACATCAGCGCCACCTACACCGGCGCCGACGCCCAGACGGTGGAAAACAGCGTCACCCAGATCCTCGAACAGCAGCTGACCGGCATCGACGGCCTGCTCTATTTCAGCTCGTCCAGCAGCAGTGCCGGCCGGGCCCAGATCACCGTGACCTTCGAGCAGGGCACCGACCCCGACACCGCCCAGGTGCAGGTTCAGAACAAAGTGCAGCAGGTCACGTCGCGCCTGCCCACCTCGGTGCAGGCCCAGGGGGTGACGGTCACCAAGTCCCAGAGCGACTTCCTGCTGGTATTCGCCCTCTTTGATGTCACCGACACCGCCACCTCCAACGACGTGGCCGACTTCTTGGTGTCGAGCATGCAAGACCCCATAGCCCGCCTGGAAGGGGTGGGGGACGTGCGGGTGTTCGGTGCCCAGCACGCCATGCGCATCTGGCTGGACCCCACCAAGCTGGCGGCCTACCAGCTGATCCCCGCCGACATCACCAGCGCCCTTGAGGCCCAGAACACCCAGGTAGCGGCGGGCAGCATCGGCGGCTTGCCCAGCGCCGACACCCAGGAGCTGAACGCCACCGTTACCGCCCAGTCCATGCTGCAAACCCCGGAGCAGTTCAGGGCCATTATCCTCAAGACCAACCCCCAGGGGGCCCAGGTCACCCTGGGAGACGTGGCGCGGGTGGAAATAGGCAGTGAAAGCTACGGCGCCCTGCCCAGGCTGAACGGCCATCCGGCGTCGGGTATGGCGGTAATGCTGGCCCCTGGGGCCAACGCCCTGACCACAGCCGAGCTGGTCCGCCAGACCGTGACCCAGATGCAGGGCAGCTTCCCGGCCGGCTACCAGGTGGCCTATCCCCGCGACAGCACCGCCTTTATCAAGATCTCCATCGAAGAGGTGGTCAAAACCCTGTTCGAAGCGGTGGTGCTGGTGGTGATCGTCATGTTCGTGTTCCTGCAGAACTGGCGCGCCACCCTGATCCCGGCCATCGCCGTGCCGGTAGTGCTGCTGGGCACCTTCGGGGTGCTGGCCCTGTTCGGCTATTCCATCAACACCCTGACCCTGTTTGGCATGGTGCTGTCCATCGGCCTGTTGGTGGACGACGCCATAGTGGTGGTGGAAAACGTGGAAAGGGTGATGCACGAGGAGAAATTGTCGCCCCGGGCCGCCACCATCAAGTCCATGAAGGAAATCAGTCCGGCCCTGGTGGGTATCGCCGTGGTACTGTCGGCGGTGTTCCTGCCCATGGCCCTGTTCGGCGGTTCCACCGGCGTCATCTACCGCCAGTTCTCCATCACCCTGGTGTCGTCCATGGTGCTGTCGGTGCTGGTGGCCCTGACCCTGAGCCCCACCCTCTGCGCCAGCCTGCTTAAGGCCAGCGACGCCGAGCACAGCCAAAAGGGCCTGTTCGGCTGGTTTAACCGCAGCTTCGACAGCCTGACCCAGCGCTACGGCAACAGGGTGCTGAAGATGCTGCGCCAGCCGGTACGCTGGATGCTGGTGTACGGCCTGATCGTGGCGGCCCTGGCGGTGCTGATGACCCGCCTGCCAACCGGCTTTTTGCCCAACGAGGACCAGGGCACCACCATGGTGCAGTTCAACCTGCCCACCGGCGCCTCGGTCAAACGCACCGAAGCGGTGGCCCGGCAGATAGAGCAGTACTACCTGACCCAGGAAAAGGACAACATCAACACCATCTTCACCATTTCCGGGTTCAGTTTCGGCGGCAGCGGCCAGAATGCCGGTATGGCCTTTATCTCGTTAAAGCCCTGGGACCAGAGGCCTGGCGCCGAGAACAGCGCCGCCGCCATCGCCCACAGGGCCAACAAGGCCCTGGCGTCCATCCGCGACGCCCGGGTCTTTGCCATGTCGCCGCCCCCTATCCGTGGCCTGGGCCAAAGCAACGGCTTTAGCTTCCAGCTGCTGGCCAATGCCGGCACCTCCAGGGACCAACTGGGTAGCCTCAAAGACCAGCTGTTGGCCGACGCCCGCCAGGACCCGCTGCTGACCGCCATCCGCGAGGGCAGCATCAGCGACACCCCGCAGCTGAAGATCGACATCGACAACGCCAAGGCCTCGGCCCTTGGCCTTAACCTCAATAACGTCACCAGCACCCTGTCCACCGCCTGGGCCGGGCGCTACGTGAACGACTTTTTGGATAAGGACAGGGTCAAGCGGGTCTATGTGCAGGGGGATGCCCCCTACAGAGCCAGCCCCGAGGACTTGCGCCATTGGTTTGTGCGGGGTACCGACGCCGACGGCAATACCAGCATGACCCCCTTCTCGGCCTTCGCCAGCGTCCATTGGACCTCGGGCCCCCAGAGCCTGAACCGCTTCAACGGCAACGCCTCCTTCGAGCTGCAAGGGGCCGGTAACGGCGTCAGCTCCGGGGCGGCCATGGACGAAATAGCCCGCCTGGCCGACGCCCTGCCAGGGCAGCTGGTCAGCCATGCCTGGAGCGGCCTGTCCTACCAGGAGCGGCTGTCCAGCGGCCAGACCACCATGCTCTACAGCCTGTCGGTACTGGTGGTATTCCTGTGCCTGGCCGCCCTCTACGAGAGCTGGACTGTGCCGCTGTCGGTGGTGCTGGTGATCCCCCTTGGGGTGATAGGGGCGGCCCTGGCCGCCTGGGGCCTTGGCCTGGAAAACGACATCTACTTCCAGGTGGCGCTGCTGACCACCATAGGGCTGTCGTCCAAGAACGCCATCCTCATCGTTGAGTTCGCCGAAGAAGCCTACCAGCAGGGCCAAAGTGCCTTCGACGCCGCCGTGCAGGGGGCCAAACTGCGGCTTCGGCCTATCCTGATGACCTCCCTGGCCTTTATCTTCGGCACCTTGCCCCTGGCCCTGTCCACCGGCGCCGGCGCCCACAGCCGGGTGTCCATCGGTTCAGGTATCGTCGGCGGCACCTTTACCGCCACGGTGCTGGCCATTTTCCTGGTGCCGCTGTTCTTCGTACTGGTGCGCCGCCTGTTCCCGGCCAGAAAGCCGGTCCATGAAGACGACCCGGCCTGA
- a CDS encoding CoA-acylating methylmalonate-semialdehyde dehydrogenase has translation MTTIGHLINGQPRIDAARTQDVFNPATGKAEKKVALAPKATVEEAIAAAQAAYPAWRNTPPIKRARVMFRFKELLEQHSDKICELIGQEHGKIVHDAAGELQRGIENVEYACGAPELLKGEYTKNVGPAIDAWSEMQPLGVVAGITPFNFPVMVPLWMFPMALVCGNTFVLKPSERDPSATLFIAELLHEAGLPAGVFNLVNGDKEAVDTLLTDPRVQAVSFVGSTPVAEYIYATASSHGKRCQALGGAKNHAIVMPDADMDNVVNSLLGAAFGSSGERCMALSVAVAVGDAAADTLIEKMQAGMQGLKVGAYHDKHNDFGPVITRAHQEKVVGHITSAETQGAKVVVDGRHIQVPGFEEGFFVGATLIDRVTPDMDSYQAEIFGPVLQVVRVNTMEEAMALINDHEYGNGTCIYTRDGEAARYFSDNILVGMVGINVPLPVPVAYHSFGGWKRSLFGDLHAYGPDGVRFYTRRKTITQRWPSANVREGAEFSMPTMK, from the coding sequence ATGACTACCATCGGACATCTGATCAACGGCCAGCCCCGTATCGACGCGGCCCGTACCCAGGACGTGTTCAACCCCGCCACCGGCAAGGCCGAGAAAAAAGTGGCCCTGGCCCCCAAGGCCACGGTGGAAGAGGCCATTGCCGCCGCCCAGGCCGCTTACCCGGCCTGGCGCAATACCCCGCCCATCAAGCGGGCACGGGTGATGTTCCGCTTCAAGGAATTGCTGGAGCAGCACAGCGACAAGATCTGCGAACTCATCGGCCAGGAGCACGGCAAAATTGTCCATGACGCCGCCGGTGAACTGCAACGCGGCATCGAGAACGTCGAGTACGCCTGCGGCGCCCCGGAGCTGTTAAAAGGCGAGTACACCAAGAACGTCGGCCCGGCCATCGACGCCTGGAGCGAGATGCAGCCGCTGGGCGTAGTAGCGGGTATTACCCCCTTTAACTTTCCGGTGATGGTGCCCCTGTGGATGTTCCCCATGGCGCTGGTGTGCGGTAACACCTTCGTGCTCAAACCCTCGGAGCGCGACCCGTCCGCCACCCTCTTTATTGCCGAGCTGCTGCATGAAGCCGGCCTGCCGGCCGGGGTGTTCAACCTGGTCAACGGCGACAAGGAAGCGGTAGACACCCTGCTCACCGACCCACGGGTGCAAGCGGTGAGCTTTGTGGGCTCCACCCCGGTGGCCGAGTACATCTACGCCACCGCCAGCAGCCACGGCAAACGTTGCCAGGCTCTGGGCGGCGCCAAGAACCACGCCATCGTCATGCCCGACGCGGACATGGACAACGTGGTGAACTCCCTGCTGGGGGCCGCCTTTGGCTCCTCCGGCGAGCGCTGCATGGCGCTGTCGGTAGCGGTAGCGGTGGGGGACGCCGCAGCGGACACCCTGATCGAGAAAATGCAGGCCGGCATGCAGGGCCTGAAGGTCGGTGCCTACCACGACAAGCACAACGACTTTGGCCCGGTCATCACCCGCGCTCACCAGGAGAAGGTGGTGGGCCACATCACCAGCGCCGAGACCCAGGGGGCCAAGGTGGTGGTGGATGGCCGCCACATCCAGGTGCCGGGTTTTGAAGAGGGCTTTTTCGTCGGCGCCACCCTGATTGACCGGGTCACCCCGGACATGGACAGCTACCAGGCCGAGATCTTTGGCCCGGTGCTGCAGGTGGTGCGGGTCAACACCATGGAAGAAGCCATGGCGCTCATCAACGACCACGAGTATGGCAACGGCACCTGCATCTACACCCGCGACGGTGAGGCGGCCCGCTATTTCAGCGACAACATTCTGGTGGGCATGGTGGGTATCAACGTACCGCTGCCGGTACCTGTGGCCTACCACAGCTTCGGCGGCTGGAAGCGTTCCTTGTTTGGCGACCTGCACGCCTACGGCCCGGACGGGGTGCGTTTCTACACCCGCCGCAAGACCATCACCCAGCGCTGGCCCTCGGCCAACGTGCGGGAAGGGGCCGAGTTCTCCATGCCGACCATGAAGTGA
- a CDS encoding TolC family protein — MAGVFHPVAAKYDQTNDLMSMAISQKRFPLGMDSQVDLIGTESTYQSAQADLASYKTQIAQDINALNLLAGQQQPADLLAAEHDLKAANANSVWARPRSSLA; from the coding sequence GTGGCCGGGGTATTCCACCCCGTGGCCGCCAAGTACGACCAGACAAACGACCTGATGTCCATGGCCATCAGCCAAAAACGTTTCCCCCTGGGGATGGACTCGCAGGTGGATTTGATCGGCACCGAGAGCACTTACCAAAGTGCCCAGGCCGATCTAGCTAGCTACAAGACCCAGATAGCCCAAGACATCAACGCCCTGAACCTCTTGGCAGGGCAACAGCAGCCGGCAGACCTGCTGGCCGCCGAGCATGACCTTAAAGCCGCCAACGCCAATTCGGTGTGGGCAAGGCCGCGTTCATCCCTAGCCTGA
- a CDS encoding PKD domain-containing protein, whose product MRNFPISGTLLATLLTLTGCGGGGGDSDPPNQSPVIQLANLEVNEHQAVTLTAEVTDDGQISTYHWTQTAGPQVALSGTDTASLQLTTPNLDEDTQLTFQLVVTDDQGASASATSTLKVKAIKYPLTLTGQIIGTSLPGATLTLALSSRETPLTTTADNDGRYQFSLVLDEQEAGALLSLEAHSATDSKAVLSAWLGQGDALWSRGTALDEGQVTGLAISPFTTAMGGLIRRQLQRAPETQAELDHALNLTNPRQWRNLTTLLSAVIDGSIALPPGAANTLALANDIPAYQDWFERQTTQEDFMLAISPYLAGEHNLPRTTLPPPVDMNQWETDFSSSGSKSTWRWSNDGTGSLSQSFNTAPAGFSWQASNNAWQVVLDEPSFEESFTSGNWTHSTWLTQLVIRPILQNQGQILVEEERRILARDINAPGYGEPYILDSEYSVHDLKWYVTAEAQQPLVVSPPVTLELPLPAMEQRTSPAQGESYDSTETRYAAPFQFNTDGTGVRLDTHDSFLWSTTDQGLKLDAPGGQSWFINTLRAAPDQVFVSGNPYNLPLMKPQPWPAAAFEQPLVLAYYQDALEGDLGYAWYQFNSDGTTQYVLATDYDGDGLTQQDVSVNPGFWTWEDGKLQMTRYRDFGTGKLCADLTNASCQLSNVVTLSFGGNQDDLWTVEFDSKQYPAGGTQFSFHAINVRNFKLLAAPPLDVSAFTQ is encoded by the coding sequence ATGCGCAATTTTCCAATATCAGGCACGCTGCTGGCCACCCTATTGACCCTTACCGGCTGTGGTGGCGGAGGCGGAGACAGCGATCCCCCCAATCAAAGCCCCGTTATCCAATTGGCTAACCTGGAGGTCAATGAGCATCAGGCGGTAACCTTGACCGCCGAGGTCACCGACGATGGTCAAATCAGCACCTATCATTGGACCCAAACCGCCGGTCCCCAAGTGGCGCTTTCGGGAACCGATACCGCCAGCCTGCAATTGACCACCCCCAACCTCGACGAAGACACCCAGCTGACCTTTCAGCTGGTTGTTACCGACGACCAAGGTGCCTCGGCCAGCGCCACAAGCACCCTTAAGGTGAAGGCCATCAAGTACCCGCTCACATTGACCGGGCAAATCATTGGTACTTCGCTGCCTGGTGCTACCCTGACCCTGGCCCTGTCCAGCCGGGAAACCCCCTTGACCACCACCGCCGACAACGATGGTCGCTACCAGTTTTCACTGGTATTGGACGAGCAGGAAGCCGGGGCTTTGTTAAGCCTGGAGGCACATAGCGCTACCGACAGCAAGGCGGTGCTGAGCGCTTGGCTGGGACAAGGAGACGCGCTGTGGAGCCGGGGCACAGCCTTGGACGAAGGCCAGGTGACCGGCCTTGCCATCTCGCCCTTTACTACCGCCATGGGCGGACTTATTCGGCGGCAATTGCAGCGTGCCCCAGAGACCCAAGCCGAGTTAGACCATGCCCTGAACCTGACCAATCCCAGGCAATGGCGCAATCTGACAACCCTGCTAAGCGCCGTTATCGACGGCAGTATTGCGTTACCGCCAGGGGCTGCCAACACCTTGGCCCTGGCCAATGATATTCCCGCCTACCAGGACTGGTTCGAGCGGCAGACGACCCAGGAAGACTTCATGCTCGCCATTAGTCCTTATTTGGCAGGGGAACACAACTTACCCCGAACTACCCTGCCGCCACCGGTAGACATGAATCAATGGGAAACTGATTTTAGCAGCAGCGGTTCAAAATCTACCTGGCGATGGTCAAACGACGGTACCGGCAGCCTATCCCAGTCGTTCAATACCGCTCCTGCCGGTTTTAGCTGGCAGGCCAGCAATAACGCTTGGCAAGTCGTTCTCGATGAGCCGTCTTTCGAGGAATCATTCACTTCCGGTAATTGGACCCATTCAACCTGGCTGACCCAGTTGGTCATCAGGCCAATACTGCAAAACCAGGGACAGATCCTGGTGGAAGAGGAGCGGCGTATCCTAGCACGTGATATTAACGCCCCGGGCTATGGTGAGCCTTATATCCTGGACTCGGAATATAGCGTGCATGATCTGAAGTGGTACGTCACCGCCGAGGCCCAGCAACCCCTGGTTGTGTCGCCCCCGGTGACCTTGGAACTGCCATTGCCCGCCATGGAGCAGCGCACTAGTCCAGCCCAGGGGGAGAGCTATGACAGCACCGAAACCCGCTATGCTGCCCCCTTCCAATTCAATACCGATGGCACCGGCGTCCGGCTGGACACCCATGACAGCTTCCTGTGGTCTACCACCGACCAGGGCCTTAAGCTGGACGCACCAGGAGGTCAAAGCTGGTTTATCAATACCTTGCGGGCAGCGCCGGATCAGGTCTTCGTCTCGGGTAACCCCTACAACCTCCCCTTGATGAAACCCCAGCCCTGGCCGGCGGCTGCATTCGAGCAGCCCTTGGTGCTGGCCTACTACCAGGACGCACTGGAGGGAGACTTGGGTTATGCCTGGTATCAGTTCAACAGCGACGGCACCACACAGTATGTGTTGGCAACCGACTACGACGGTGATGGCCTCACTCAGCAGGATGTATCCGTCAACCCCGGTTTTTGGACTTGGGAAGATGGCAAACTGCAGATGACCCGTTACCGCGACTTTGGTACAGGGAAACTCTGCGCCGACCTTACTAACGCCAGTTGTCAGCTTTCCAATGTGGTTACTCTGAGCTTTGGCGGCAACCAGGATGACCTCTGGACAGTCGAATTTGACTCCAAGCAGTACCCTGCCGGGGGGACCCAATTCAGCTTCCATGCGATTAACGTTCGCAATTTTAAGCTGCTGGCAGCGCCACCTTTGGATGTCAGCGCCTTTACGCAGTAA
- a CDS encoding iron-containing alcohol dehydrogenase, protein MASVVLPRVMEVGPGVLQKLPELLATFGCKKPLLVTDKMMVQLGYLDKVQTLLAAKGIDSDVFADTVPEPTAASIQAGVDKVRAGNFDAVVALGGGSPIDSAKAIAILGKFGGAINDYRFPRQVNEAGLPIIAIPTTAGTGSEATRFTIITDEQTDEKLLCAGVGFMPVAALIDYELTLTVPPRTTADTGIDAMTHAIEAYVSKKASPYTDSQALAAMGLIGPNLRRAYHQGDDKAAREAMMLGASLAGIAFSNASVALVHGMSRPIGAFFHVPHGLSNAMLLPAVTAWSIPAAAERYADCARALGFAHMDDPTELANQKLLAELVAINTELKVPSPADFGIDKDRFFAVRHTMAEQALASGSPGNNPRVPSAEDIVTLYEQLWA, encoded by the coding sequence ATGGCCTCTGTCGTTCTGCCCCGGGTTATGGAAGTGGGTCCCGGTGTTCTTCAAAAACTTCCCGAACTGCTGGCCACTTTCGGCTGCAAAAAGCCGTTGCTGGTGACCGACAAGATGATGGTGCAGCTCGGTTACCTGGATAAGGTGCAAACCCTGCTGGCGGCCAAAGGCATCGACAGCGACGTCTTTGCCGACACCGTGCCCGAGCCCACCGCCGCCTCCATCCAGGCCGGGGTAGACAAGGTCCGCGCCGGCAACTTTGACGCCGTGGTGGCCCTTGGCGGCGGCAGCCCCATCGACAGTGCCAAGGCTATCGCCATACTGGGTAAGTTCGGCGGTGCCATCAACGACTACCGTTTCCCGCGCCAGGTCAACGAGGCGGGGCTGCCGATTATCGCCATCCCCACCACCGCCGGCACCGGTTCGGAGGCGACCCGCTTTACCATCATCACCGACGAGCAGACCGACGAGAAACTGCTCTGCGCCGGCGTTGGCTTTATGCCGGTGGCGGCCCTTATCGATTACGAACTGACCCTGACGGTGCCGCCCCGCACCACAGCCGACACCGGTATCGACGCCATGACCCATGCCATCGAAGCCTATGTCAGCAAAAAGGCCAGCCCCTACACCGACAGCCAGGCCCTGGCCGCCATGGGCCTGATTGGCCCGAACCTGCGCCGCGCCTACCACCAGGGTGACGATAAAGCCGCCCGCGAGGCGATGATGCTGGGCGCCAGCCTGGCCGGTATCGCCTTTTCCAACGCCTCGGTGGCGCTGGTGCACGGCATGAGCCGGCCCATCGGCGCCTTCTTCCATGTGCCCCATGGCCTGTCTAACGCCATGTTGCTGCCGGCGGTAACCGCCTGGTCCATCCCCGCCGCCGCCGAGCGTTATGCCGATTGCGCCAGGGCCCTGGGGTTTGCCCATATGGACGACCCAACCGAACTGGCCAACCAGAAGTTGCTGGCAGAGCTGGTGGCTATCAACACCGAACTCAAGGTGCCGAGTCCGGCGGACTTTGGTATCGACAAAGACCGCTTCTTCGCGGTGCGCCACACCATGGCCGAACAGGCCCTGGCCTCGGGTTCCCCCGGTAACAACCCCAGGGTGCCCAGCGCCGAAGACATCGTCACCCTTTACGAACAGCTTTGGGCCTGA
- a CDS encoding efflux RND transporter periplasmic adaptor subunit → MTKLFPLAGLLALATLLTACNDQAAPAAAAHPAVEVGVVTLKAGPIALQTQLQGRTSASLTAEVRPQVSGILEQRLFSEGSSVHKGQLLYQIDPASYQAAYNQAKADLLEAQAAAHTAQLKDDRYQALVRSKGVSKQDADDAHATYLQAKASVARYQAALDSAKIDLDRTQVRAPIDGRIGISSTTAGALVTANQSQALATIRSLDPIFVDLSQSAKDLLQLRTRLGQGAQAGGTEVSLTLEDGSRYPLKGQLQFKEVAVDPATGSVTLRASFPNPDGLLLPGMFVRATLTEAVERQGILAPQQGVIRDNDGSAHAWVVDQDGKVARRLVVTDRALGDDWVIRQGLADGDRLILEGTDKVRSGQVVKPLALDPLTASTGG, encoded by the coding sequence ATGACAAAATTATTTCCCCTCGCCGGCCTGCTGGCCCTGGCCACCTTGCTGACGGCCTGTAACGACCAGGCTGCCCCGGCTGCTGCCGCCCACCCCGCTGTGGAAGTGGGGGTAGTCACCCTCAAGGCCGGCCCCATCGCCCTGCAAACCCAGCTGCAAGGGCGCACCAGCGCGTCCCTGACCGCCGAAGTCAGGCCCCAGGTGAGCGGCATCCTCGAGCAGCGGCTGTTCAGCGAGGGCAGCAGCGTCCACAAGGGCCAGCTGCTCTACCAGATTGACCCCGCCAGCTACCAGGCCGCCTACAACCAGGCCAAGGCCGACCTGCTGGAAGCCCAGGCCGCCGCCCACACCGCCCAGCTCAAGGACGACAGATACCAGGCCCTGGTACGCAGCAAGGGGGTGTCCAAGCAGGACGCCGACGACGCCCACGCCACTTACCTGCAGGCCAAGGCCAGCGTCGCCCGCTACCAGGCGGCACTGGACAGCGCCAAGATTGACCTGGACCGCACCCAGGTGCGAGCCCCCATCGACGGTCGTATCGGCATTTCCAGTACCACAGCCGGGGCCCTGGTGACCGCCAACCAGAGCCAGGCCCTGGCCACCATCCGCAGCCTGGACCCGATCTTTGTAGACCTGAGCCAGTCCGCCAAGGACCTGCTGCAACTGCGCACCCGCCTGGGCCAGGGCGCCCAGGCCGGCGGCACTGAAGTGTCCCTGACCCTTGAAGACGGCAGCCGCTACCCCCTCAAGGGCCAGTTGCAGTTCAAGGAAGTAGCGGTAGACCCGGCCACCGGCTCGGTGACCCTGAGGGCCAGCTTCCCCAACCCCGACGGCCTACTGCTGCCGGGCATGTTCGTGCGGGCCACCCTCACCGAAGCGGTGGAACGCCAGGGCATATTGGCCCCCCAACAAGGGGTGATCCGCGACAACGACGGTTCCGCCCATGCCTGGGTGGTGGACCAGGACGGCAAGGTGGCTCGCCGCCTGGTGGTGACCGACCGCGCCCTGGGTGACGATTGGGTGATCCGCCAGGGCCTGGCTGATGGCGACCGCCTGATCCTCGAAGGTACCGACAAGGTGCGCAGCGGCCAGGTGGTCAAACCCCTGGCCCTGGACCCCCTGACCGCCAGCACGGGGGGCTAA